A single Pseudomonas brassicacearum DNA region contains:
- a CDS encoding polyprenyl synthetase family protein codes for MQPQAFYRAVADDFSAVDGIIKKQLTSRVPLVSKIGDYITSAGGKRLRPLLVLLCGKALGREGDDMRLLAATIEFLHTATLLHDDVVDMSGMRRGRSTANAMWGNAPSVLVGDFLYSRSFEMMVELGSMPVMKILSQATRIIAEGEVLQLSKVRDASTTEETYMEVIRGKTAMLFEASTHSAAALAGASAEQSQALRTFGDHLGVAFQLVDDLLDYKGDAETLGKNVGDDLAEGKPTLPLIYTMREGTPEQAALVRQAIQKGGIEDLESIRIAVEASGSLDYTAKLARDYVARAIKCLDALPASEYRDALVELSEFAVARTH; via the coding sequence ATGCAACCCCAAGCTTTCTACCGCGCGGTGGCGGACGATTTTAGCGCCGTCGACGGCATCATCAAGAAGCAGCTGACTTCCCGAGTGCCGCTGGTATCGAAAATCGGCGACTACATCACATCGGCCGGCGGTAAACGCCTGCGGCCTTTATTGGTGCTGTTGTGCGGCAAGGCCCTGGGTCGCGAAGGCGACGACATGCGCCTGCTGGCCGCGACCATCGAATTCCTGCACACCGCGACCCTGCTGCACGACGACGTGGTCGACATGTCCGGCATGCGGCGTGGCCGCTCGACCGCCAACGCCATGTGGGGCAATGCCCCGAGCGTGCTGGTGGGCGACTTCCTGTATTCGCGCTCGTTCGAAATGATGGTCGAGCTGGGCTCGATGCCGGTGATGAAAATCCTGTCCCAGGCCACGCGCATCATCGCCGAAGGCGAAGTGCTGCAGTTGTCCAAGGTGCGCGATGCCAGCACCACCGAAGAAACCTACATGGAAGTCATCCGCGGCAAGACCGCGATGCTCTTCGAAGCCTCGACCCACAGCGCCGCAGCCCTGGCCGGTGCCAGCGCCGAGCAGAGCCAAGCGCTGCGCACCTTCGGCGATCACCTGGGCGTGGCCTTCCAGTTGGTGGACGATCTGCTCGACTACAAGGGCGATGCCGAGACCCTGGGCAAGAACGTCGGTGACGACCTGGCCGAAGGCAAGCCGACCCTGCCGCTGATCTACACGATGCGCGAGGGCACGCCTGAACAGGCGGCACTGGTCCGCCAGGCGATCCAGAAAGGCGGGATCGAAGACCTGGAAAGCATCCGTATCGCGGTCGAAGCGTCCGGCTCGCTGGACTACACCGCGAAACTGGCCCGGGACTACGTCGCCCGCGCGATCAAATGCCTCGACGCCCTGCCGGCCAGCGAATACCGCGATGCGCTGGTGGAACTGAGCGAGTTTGCGGTCGCCCGTACCCACTGA
- the rplU gene encoding 50S ribosomal protein L21, with product MSYAVIVTGGKQYKVAPGEYLKIEKLEIATGESVTFDRVLLVANGDDVNIGAPVVAGATVVAEVISQGRHDKVRIIKFRRRKHHMKRMGHRQWYTEIKITGIQA from the coding sequence ATGTCGTACGCAGTAATTGTTACTGGTGGCAAGCAATACAAGGTCGCCCCAGGTGAATACCTGAAGATCGAAAAACTGGAAATCGCTACCGGCGAATCCGTGACTTTTGATCGCGTTCTGTTGGTCGCCAATGGCGATGACGTGAATATCGGCGCTCCAGTCGTTGCTGGCGCTACCGTTGTGGCTGAAGTGATCTCCCAAGGTCGTCACGATAAAGTCCGCATCATCAAGTTCCGTCGCCGTAAGCACCACATGAAGCGTATGGGCCACCGCCAGTGGTACACCGAGATCAAAATCACCGGTATTCAGGCTTAA
- the rpsT gene encoding 30S ribosomal protein S20 — MANTPSAKKRAKQAEKRRSHNASLRSMVRTYIKNVVKAIDAKDAEKAQAAYVLAVPVIDRMADKGIIHKNKAARHKSRLNGHVKALNVAAAA, encoded by the coding sequence GTGGCCAACACACCTTCCGCCAAAAAACGTGCAAAACAGGCTGAGAAGCGTCGCAGCCACAACGCCAGCCTGCGTTCCATGGTCCGTACCTACATCAAGAACGTAGTCAAGGCCATCGACGCAAAAGACGCTGAAAAAGCTCAAGCTGCTTACGTTCTGGCTGTGCCAGTTATCGACCGCATGGCCGACAAAGGCATCATCCACAAGAACAAGGCTGCTCGTCATAAGAGCCGCCTGAATGGCCACGTAAAGGCCTTGAACGTTGCCGCTGCTGCCTAA
- the ribF gene encoding bifunctional riboflavin kinase/FAD synthetase, whose protein sequence is MQLVRGLHNLRPQHRGCVATIGNFDGVHRGHQAILARLRERALELGVPSCVVIFEPQPREFFTPDTAPARLARLRDKLQLLAAEGVDRVLCLAFNQRLSKLSAAEFVDTILMDGLDVKHLEVGDDFRFGCDRSGDFDYLQQAGIAQGFTVEAAQTVEIDGLRVSSTQVRNALAAGDFELAERLLGRPYRIAGRILHGQKLARQLGTPTANVQLKRRRVPLTGVFLVSVEIDGKTWPGVANIGVRPTVQGDGKAHLEVHVLDFAGDLYDRRLTVVFHHKLREEQRFASLEALKTAIHADIAAARALVATSANR, encoded by the coding sequence ATGCAGCTGGTTCGAGGCCTCCACAACCTGCGCCCCCAACATCGGGGCTGTGTCGCCACTATTGGCAACTTTGACGGTGTTCACCGTGGCCACCAGGCTATCCTGGCGCGGCTGCGCGAGCGCGCGCTGGAATTGGGCGTGCCCAGCTGCGTGGTGATCTTCGAGCCGCAGCCGCGGGAATTCTTCACCCCGGACACTGCCCCGGCCCGTCTGGCCCGGCTGCGGGACAAGCTGCAACTGCTGGCCGCCGAAGGCGTCGACCGGGTCCTGTGCCTGGCCTTCAACCAGCGCCTGAGCAAGCTCAGTGCCGCCGAATTCGTCGATACCATCTTGATGGACGGTCTTGATGTGAAGCATCTGGAAGTCGGCGATGATTTCCGTTTCGGTTGCGACCGGTCCGGGGATTTCGATTACCTGCAACAGGCCGGTATCGCCCAGGGCTTCACCGTCGAAGCAGCGCAGACTGTCGAGATCGACGGCTTGCGCGTCAGCAGCACCCAGGTCCGCAATGCCCTGGCGGCTGGCGACTTCGAATTGGCCGAGCGCTTGCTCGGCCGGCCGTACCGGATTGCCGGACGGATCCTGCACGGGCAGAAACTGGCGCGCCAATTGGGCACGCCAACGGCCAACGTGCAGCTCAAGCGTCGTCGTGTGCCGCTCACCGGGGTGTTCCTGGTGAGTGTCGAGATCGACGGCAAGACCTGGCCCGGCGTCGCCAACATCGGTGTGCGGCCCACGGTCCAGGGCGATGGCAAGGCCCATCTTGAAGTACATGTTCTGGATTTTGCCGGCGATCTGTATGACCGGCGTTTGACGGTGGTTTTCCACCATAAGCTGCGTGAAGAGCAGCGTTTTGCCTCTCTGGAGGCGCTCAAGACGGCGATCCATGCAGATATCGCCGCCGCCCGTGCCCTTGTCGCAACCAGCGCCAATCGCTAA
- a CDS encoding FKBP-type peptidyl-prolyl cis-trans isomerase gives MSEVNLSTDETRVSYGIGRQLGDQLRDNPPPGVSLDAILAGLTDAFAGKPSRVGQDEMSASFKVIREIMQAEAAAKAEAAAGEGRAFLAENAKREGITTLASGLQFEVLTQGEGAKPTREDQVRTHYHGTLIDGTVFDSSYDRGQPAEFPVGGVIPGWTEALQLMNAGSKWRLYVPSELAYGAQGVGSIPPHSVLVFDVELLDVL, from the coding sequence ATGTCCGAAGTTAACCTGTCCACCGACGAAACCCGCGTCAGCTACGGCATTGGCCGTCAGTTGGGCGACCAACTGCGCGACAACCCGCCACCGGGCGTGAGCCTGGATGCGATCCTGGCCGGCCTGACCGACGCGTTCGCCGGCAAGCCAAGCCGCGTGGGCCAGGACGAGATGTCCGCCAGCTTCAAGGTCATTCGTGAAATCATGCAGGCCGAAGCCGCTGCCAAGGCTGAAGCCGCCGCAGGCGAAGGCCGTGCGTTCCTGGCCGAAAACGCCAAGCGTGAAGGCATCACCACCCTGGCTTCCGGCCTGCAATTCGAAGTGCTGACCCAGGGTGAAGGCGCCAAGCCGACCCGTGAAGACCAGGTGCGCACCCATTACCACGGCACCCTGATCGACGGCACTGTGTTCGACAGCTCCTACGATCGTGGCCAGCCAGCCGAATTCCCGGTAGGCGGCGTGATCCCAGGCTGGACCGAAGCACTGCAACTGATGAATGCCGGTAGCAAATGGCGCCTGTACGTGCCGAGCGAACTGGCTTACGGCGCTCAAGGCGTTGGCAGCATTCCACCGCACAGCGTGCTGGTGTTTGACGTCGAGCTGTTGGACGTACTGTAA
- the proB gene encoding glutamate 5-kinase, giving the protein MRSKVTGARRWVVKIGSALLTADGKGLDRQAMAVWVEQMVALHEAGVELVLVSSGAVAAGMSRLGWTSRPSAMHELQAAAAIGQMGLVQAWESSFAEHGRHTAQILLTHDDLSDRKRYLNARSTLRALVELKVIPVINENDTVVTDEIRFGDNDTLAALVANLVEADLLVILTDRDGMFDADPRNNPDAKLIYEARADDPALDAVAGGTGGALGRGGMQTKLRAARLAARSGAHTIIVGGRLERVLDRLKAGERIGTLLSPERGMLAARKQWLAGHLQTRGTLVLDAGAVSALSQGNKSLLPVGVKLVQGSFRRGEMVVCVAPDGREIARGLANYSALEAQKIIGQSSDAIVGLLGYMAEPELVHRDNLILV; this is encoded by the coding sequence ATGCGGAGCAAGGTGACGGGTGCGCGGCGCTGGGTCGTGAAGATCGGCAGCGCACTGCTGACAGCGGATGGCAAGGGTCTGGACCGCCAGGCGATGGCGGTGTGGGTCGAGCAGATGGTGGCCTTGCATGAGGCTGGCGTCGAGCTGGTATTGGTCTCTTCGGGGGCTGTGGCGGCCGGTATGAGCCGTTTGGGCTGGACGTCGCGACCCAGCGCGATGCATGAACTGCAGGCTGCCGCCGCCATCGGTCAGATGGGCCTGGTGCAGGCTTGGGAATCAAGCTTCGCCGAGCACGGTCGCCATACGGCGCAGATCCTGCTGACCCACGATGACTTGTCCGACCGCAAGCGCTACCTCAATGCCCGCAGTACCTTGCGCGCGCTGGTGGAGCTCAAAGTCATCCCGGTGATCAACGAGAACGACACGGTGGTCACCGACGAGATCCGTTTCGGCGATAACGACACCCTGGCCGCGCTGGTGGCGAACCTGGTGGAGGCGGATCTGTTGGTGATCCTCACCGATCGCGACGGCATGTTCGATGCCGATCCGCGCAACAATCCCGATGCCAAGCTGATCTACGAAGCCCGTGCCGATGACCCGGCGCTGGATGCAGTGGCGGGTGGCACTGGCGGTGCGCTGGGGCGTGGCGGCATGCAGACCAAGCTGCGCGCTGCGCGTCTGGCGGCGCGGTCCGGGGCTCACACCATCATCGTGGGTGGGCGCTTGGAGCGGGTGCTGGATCGTCTGAAAGCTGGCGAGCGCATCGGCACCTTGCTCTCCCCGGAGCGCGGCATGTTGGCGGCGCGCAAGCAGTGGCTGGCTGGGCATCTGCAGACCCGTGGCACCTTGGTGCTGGACGCTGGTGCGGTGTCGGCCCTGTCCCAAGGCAACAAGAGCCTGCTGCCGGTGGGTGTGAAGCTGGTCCAGGGCAGTTTTCGCCGGGGCGAAATGGTCGTGTGCGTGGCGCCGGATGGTCGCGAGATCGCCCGTGGCCTGGCCAACTACAGTGCGTTGGAAGCGCAGAAAATCATCGGTCAGTCGTCCGATGCGATTGTCGGTCTGTTGGGTTACATGGCGGAGCCTGAGCTGGTTCACCGTGACAACCTGATCCTCGTCTAA
- the cgtA gene encoding Obg family GTPase CgtA: MKFVDEVSIRVKAGDGGNGCMSFRREKFIENGGPNGGDGGDGGSIYMLADENLNTLVDYRYTRHFDAERGSNGGSTDCTGKKGEDLILRVPVGTTVIDSATQEVIGDLTKAGQRLLVAHGGWHGLGNTRFKSSTNRAPRQTTPGKPGEQRDLKLEMKVLADVGLLGLPNAGKSTFIRSVSAAKPKVADYPFTTLVPNLGVVSVDRWKSFVVADIPGLIEGASEGAGLGIRFLKHLSRTRLLLHLVDMAPLDETSAADAAEVIVNELTKFSPALAERDRWLVLNKCDQILEEEHEERVKEIVDRLEWEGPVYVISAIAKEGTERLCHDIMRYLEDRADRLANDPAYKEELAELDQRIEDEARAQLQALDDQRALRRSGVKSVHDIGDDDWDEEDVDDEDGPEIIYVRD, encoded by the coding sequence ATGAAGTTTGTTGATGAAGTATCGATTCGAGTAAAGGCCGGCGACGGCGGCAATGGTTGCATGAGTTTCCGTCGGGAAAAGTTCATTGAAAACGGTGGCCCTAACGGCGGTGACGGGGGCGACGGCGGCTCGATCTACATGCTCGCCGACGAAAACCTCAACACCCTGGTGGACTACCGTTACACCCGGCACTTCGATGCCGAGCGTGGCTCCAACGGCGGCAGCACCGACTGCACCGGCAAGAAGGGCGAAGACCTGATCCTGCGCGTGCCGGTCGGCACCACGGTGATCGACTCCGCCACCCAGGAAGTGATTGGCGACCTGACCAAGGCTGGCCAGCGTCTGCTGGTCGCCCATGGCGGCTGGCACGGCCTGGGCAACACCCGTTTCAAATCCAGTACCAACCGTGCGCCACGCCAGACTACGCCAGGCAAGCCAGGCGAGCAGCGTGACTTGAAGCTGGAAATGAAAGTGTTGGCCGACGTGGGCCTGCTGGGCCTGCCGAACGCCGGTAAAAGTACCTTTATCCGCTCGGTGTCGGCGGCCAAGCCAAAAGTGGCCGATTACCCGTTCACCACCCTGGTGCCGAACCTGGGCGTGGTCAGCGTCGACCGCTGGAAGAGCTTCGTGGTCGCGGATATCCCGGGGTTGATCGAAGGGGCTTCCGAGGGTGCGGGCCTGGGGATTCGCTTCCTCAAGCACTTGTCCCGTACCCGTCTGTTGCTGCACCTCGTGGACATGGCGCCGCTGGATGAAACCAGTGCTGCCGATGCCGCCGAAGTCATCGTCAACGAGCTGACCAAGTTCAGCCCGGCCCTGGCCGAGCGTGACCGTTGGCTGGTGCTGAACAAGTGCGACCAGATCCTTGAAGAAGAACATGAGGAGCGGGTCAAGGAAATCGTCGATCGCCTGGAGTGGGAAGGCCCGGTCTACGTGATCTCGGCCATCGCCAAAGAAGGCACCGAGCGCCTGTGCCACGACATCATGCGTTACCTGGAAGATCGCGCCGACCGCCTGGCCAACGATCCGGCCTACAAGGAAGAGCTGGCCGAACTCGATCAGCGCATCGAAGACGAGGCTCGTGCCCAGTTGCAGGCGCTGGACGACCAGCGTGCCCTGCGTCGCAGTGGCGTCAAGTCGGTCCATGACATCGGTGACGACGATTGGGACGAAGAAGATGTGGATGACGAAGACGGTCCGGAAATCATCTACGTTCGCGACTGA
- a CDS encoding CreA family protein, whose product MGLAKGLIGLLLAVPLLASAEEIGQVSTVFKFVGPNDRIVVEAFDDPKVDGVTCYLSRAKTGGVKGGLGLAEDRAEASIACRQVGPISFKGELKDGEEVFRERTSLVFKTMQVVRFLDKKRNTLVYLVYSDRVIEGSPQNAVTAIPILPWAHAQ is encoded by the coding sequence ATGGGTTTGGCAAAAGGATTGATCGGTTTGCTGCTGGCAGTGCCGCTGCTGGCTTCGGCTGAAGAAATTGGCCAAGTGTCGACGGTGTTCAAGTTTGTCGGGCCGAACGACCGGATTGTGGTCGAGGCGTTCGATGATCCCAAGGTGGATGGCGTGACCTGTTACCTGTCGCGGGCCAAGACCGGCGGTGTGAAGGGTGGCCTGGGCCTGGCCGAGGATCGCGCCGAGGCGTCCATTGCCTGCCGCCAGGTCGGGCCTATCAGCTTCAAGGGTGAGCTCAAGGACGGCGAAGAGGTGTTCCGCGAGCGCACTTCGCTGGTGTTCAAGACCATGCAGGTGGTGCGGTTCCTCGACAAGAAGCGCAATACGCTGGTGTACCTGGTCTACAGCGATCGTGTGATCGAGGGCAGCCCGCAGAATGCGGTGACGGCTATTCCGATCCTGCCGTGGGCTCATGCCCAATAA
- a CDS encoding TIGR00645 family protein — MERFIENAMYASRWLLAPIYFGLSLGLLALALKFFQEVFHVIPNVFSMAESDLILVLLSLIDMALVGGLLVMVMISGYENFVSQLDIADDKEKLNWLGTMDSSSLKMKVAASIVAISSIHLLRIFMDAKNVDPEHLMWYVIIHMTFVVSAFAMGYLDKLTKH, encoded by the coding sequence ATGGAACGCTTTATCGAAAATGCAATGTACGCCTCCCGCTGGCTGCTGGCGCCGATCTACTTCGGGCTGTCCCTGGGCTTGCTGGCCCTGGCGCTGAAATTCTTCCAGGAAGTCTTTCACGTCATTCCCAACGTGTTTTCCATGGCCGAGTCCGACCTGATCCTGGTGCTGCTGTCGCTGATCGACATGGCGCTGGTGGGTGGCCTGCTGGTGATGGTGATGATTTCCGGCTATGAGAACTTCGTCTCGCAACTGGACATCGCCGACGACAAGGAAAAGCTCAACTGGCTGGGCACCATGGACTCTTCATCGCTGAAGATGAAAGTCGCCGCCTCGATCGTGGCCATTTCCTCCATCCACCTGCTGCGCATTTTCATGGACGCCAAAAACGTCGATCCCGAACACCTGATGTGGTACGTGATCATCCACATGACTTTCGTGGTTTCGGCATTTGCCATGGGCTACCTGGACAAACTGACCAAGCACTGA
- a CDS encoding zinc ribbon domain-containing protein YjdM, translated as MSTLPPCPKCNSEYTYEDGTQLVCPECAHEWSASGEAETVSDDTVKKDSVGNVLQDGDTITVIKDLKVKGTSLVVKVGTKVKNIRLCDGDHDIDCKIDGIGPMKLKSEFVRKV; from the coding sequence GTGAGCACGTTGCCTCCCTGCCCGAAATGCAATTCCGAATACACCTACGAAGACGGTACTCAACTGGTCTGCCCGGAGTGTGCCCACGAATGGTCCGCCAGCGGCGAAGCTGAAACAGTGTCCGACGATACCGTGAAGAAAGATTCGGTCGGCAACGTCCTGCAGGACGGCGATACCATCACCGTGATCAAGGACCTCAAGGTCAAGGGCACGTCGCTGGTGGTCAAGGTCGGCACCAAGGTCAAGAACATCCGCCTGTGCGATGGCGACCACGACATCGACTGCAAGATCGACGGCATTGGCCCGATGAAACTCAAATCCGAGTTCGTCAGAAAAGTCTGA
- the murJ gene encoding murein biosynthesis integral membrane protein MurJ, which translates to MNLLKSLAAVSSITMLSRVLGFVRDTLIARIFGAGMATDAFFIAFKLPNLLRRIFAEGAFSQAFVPILAEYKSQKGDEATRTFIAYVTGLLTLVLALVTAAGMLAAPWVIWATAPGFTDTPEKFQLTSDLLRVTFPYILLISLSSLAGAILNTWNRFSVPAFVPTLLNVSMIVFAVFLTPYFDPPVMALGWAVLVGGLAQLLYQLPHLKKIGMLVLPRLNLRDSGVWRVMKQMLPAILGVSVSQISLIINTIFASFLVAGSVSWMYYADRLMELPSGVLGVALGTILLPTLAKTYASQDRQEYSRILDWGLRLCFVLVLPCSLALGILAEPLTVSLFQYGQFNAFDALMTQRALIAYSVGLLGIIVIKVLAPGFYAQQNIRTPVKIAIFTLVMTQLFNLLLIGPLAHAGLALAISAGACLNAGLLFYQLRKQKMYQPQPGWGKFGLKLLVAVAVMSAVLLGAMHFMPAWGEGQMLERFLRLGALVIAGVVAYFGMLLLMGFRLRDFNRKALS; encoded by the coding sequence ATGAATCTGCTCAAATCGTTGGCCGCCGTCAGCTCTATCACGATGCTTTCCCGCGTCCTGGGGTTCGTTCGCGATACGTTGATCGCACGGATATTCGGCGCCGGGATGGCCACCGACGCCTTCTTCATCGCCTTCAAGTTGCCCAACCTGCTGCGGCGGATCTTCGCCGAAGGGGCGTTCTCCCAGGCTTTCGTGCCGATCCTGGCGGAATATAAAAGCCAGAAGGGCGACGAAGCGACCCGCACGTTCATTGCCTATGTCACCGGCCTGCTGACGTTGGTGCTGGCGCTGGTCACGGCGGCCGGCATGCTCGCCGCGCCGTGGGTGATCTGGGCCACGGCCCCGGGTTTCACTGATACGCCAGAAAAATTCCAGCTCACCTCGGACCTGCTGCGGGTGACCTTTCCTTATATATTGCTGATTTCCCTGTCGTCCCTGGCCGGGGCGATCCTCAATACCTGGAACCGCTTTTCCGTACCGGCCTTTGTGCCGACCCTGCTCAATGTCAGCATGATCGTGTTCGCGGTATTCCTGACGCCGTATTTCGATCCGCCGGTGATGGCCCTGGGCTGGGCGGTGCTGGTCGGTGGCCTGGCGCAATTGCTGTATCAGCTGCCGCACCTGAAAAAGATCGGCATGTTGGTGCTGCCACGGCTGAACCTACGCGACAGCGGCGTGTGGCGGGTGATGAAGCAGATGTTGCCGGCGATCCTCGGGGTGTCGGTGAGCCAGATCTCCCTGATCATCAACACCATCTTCGCTTCGTTCCTGGTGGCCGGCTCGGTGTCGTGGATGTATTACGCCGACCGTCTGATGGAATTGCCATCCGGCGTGCTGGGTGTGGCCCTGGGTACGATCCTGCTGCCGACCCTGGCCAAGACCTACGCCAGTCAGGACCGCCAGGAGTACTCGCGCATCCTCGACTGGGGCCTGCGCCTGTGTTTCGTGCTGGTCTTGCCCTGTTCCCTGGCCCTGGGAATCCTGGCTGAGCCGCTGACCGTTTCGCTGTTCCAATACGGCCAATTCAATGCCTTCGACGCCTTGATGACCCAGCGGGCGCTGATCGCTTACTCGGTGGGCCTGCTCGGGATCATCGTGATCAAGGTGCTGGCGCCGGGGTTCTATGCCCAGCAGAACATTCGCACGCCGGTGAAAATCGCCATTTTCACCCTGGTGATGACGCAATTGTTCAACCTGTTGCTCATCGGCCCGTTGGCCCACGCCGGCCTGGCCCTGGCGATCAGCGCCGGCGCGTGCCTCAACGCCGGGCTGCTGTTTTACCAGTTGCGCAAGCAGAAGATGTATCAACCGCAGCCGGGCTGGGGCAAGTTCGGCCTCAAGCTGCTGGTGGCCGTGGCGGTGATGTCGGCGGTGTTGCTGGGGGCGATGCATTTCATGCCGGCCTGGGGCGAAGGGCAGATGCTCGAGCGTTTCCTGCGCCTGGGGGCGTTGGTGATTGCCGGCGTGGTGGCGTATTTCGGCATGTTGCTGCTGATGGGGTTCCGTCTGCGCGACTTCAATCGCAAGGCCTTGAGCTGA
- the rpmA gene encoding 50S ribosomal protein L27, with the protein MAHKKAGGSTRNGRDSEAKRLGVKMYGGQAIKAGNIIVRQRGTQFHAGYGVGMGKDHTLFAKVEGVIKFEVKGAFGRRYVSVIAA; encoded by the coding sequence ATGGCACACAAAAAAGCTGGTGGTAGTACCCGTAACGGTCGCGACTCAGAAGCCAAACGCCTTGGCGTGAAGATGTATGGCGGCCAGGCTATCAAAGCAGGCAACATCATCGTGCGTCAGCGCGGCACCCAATTCCACGCTGGCTACGGCGTGGGCATGGGTAAAGATCACACCCTCTTCGCTAAAGTCGAAGGCGTGATCAAGTTCGAAGTAAAAGGCGCCTTCGGTCGTCGTTACGTAAGCGTTATCGCAGCTTAA